In Ornithorhynchus anatinus isolate Pmale09 chromosome 17, mOrnAna1.pri.v4, whole genome shotgun sequence, the following proteins share a genomic window:
- the GTF2IRD1 gene encoding general transcription factor II-I repeat domain-containing protein 1 isoform X1: protein MALPGRPWDGSGNGSGPDAWTPEFSRKDEIVTSLVSALDSMCSALSKLNAEVACIAVHDESTFLVGSEKGRVFLNTRKELQADFLRFCRGHRRPEPELGVPRKGRDRTRGDARAPADPGSDVFLLRKMVEEVFDVLYSEALGQTSVVPLPYEKLLKEPGLLGVQGLPDGLAFRRPADYDLTALLAILEQSHRIRFRLRRPAEDTSRESEVSGVELSCVSGTPRGSQGPGPNAPKLPVPDLPAPPVTSAAPAPVAVAGFLYGVTLPGQRALDLKAEGPVSVPGPNPASDLALPRPPAEQKAPPAQEFADCCGQKAGGPLIQNVHTSKRVLFSIVHDKTEKWDSFIRETEDINTLRECVQILFNSRYAEALGLDHMVPVPYRKIACDPEAVEIVGIPDKIPFKRPCTYGVPKLKRILEERHGVHFIIKRMFDERIFTGSKFSKDPTKAEPASPSDECPVDGQRSTSLGQIGRSEQCGVMADCEPGPSGELSILRTIKVEPDDPDDIIQVTVPDPSPASGEVPSMLSAPLAADESGFRQDALADPVPSGSAPADRASFPPGSDKGPGVEARPQDKPVDDSIGDVIRHLRKQVEELFNTCYAKALGLPEPAKVPYSKFLLHPEELFVVGLPDGIALRRPTCFGAAKLRRILQAAHGLRFVIKRPELLVEGGVKEVATASPPALAVERDTGDTLADEPLKRSGFQENFDARLSRIDIANTLREQVQDLFNKKYGEALGIKYPVQVPYKRIKTNPGSVLIEGLPPGIPFRKPCTFGSQNLERILAVADRIKFTVTRPFQGLIPKPDEDDANRLGEKVILREQVKELFNEKYGEALGLKRPVLVPYKLIRDNPDAVEVSGLPDDIPFRNPNTYDIRRLEQILQARERVHIVIISQLQSFAEICNEAKPPAKDSGVPRRKRKRVSEGNSVSSSSSSSSSSSSSSSSSSSSSSSSNMESTVTTNQISLVQWPMYMLDYGGLTTPGPVNY from the exons ATGGCTCTGCCTGGGCGCCCCTGGGACGGGTCAGGCAACGGCTCCGGGCCGGACGCCTGGACCCCAGAATTCTCCCGCAAGGATGAGATTGTCACCAGCCTGGTGTCGGCCTTGGACTCGATg TGCTCGGCCCTGTCCAAACTGAACGCGGAGGTGGCCTGCATCGCCGTCCATGACGAGAGCACCTTCCTGGTGGGCTCGGAGAAGGGCCGGGTCTTTCTCAACACACGGAAGGAGCTGCAGGCCGACTTCCTGAGGTTCTGCC GAGGGCACCGGCGCCCGGAGCCGGAGCTGGGCGTCCCCAGGAAGGGCCGGGACCGCACTCGGGGCGACGCCCGGGCCCCTGCTGACCCCGGCTCCGATGTCTTCTTGCTGCGGAAGATGGTGGAGGAGGTGTTTGACGTcctgtaca GTGAAGCCCTGGGCCAGACCTCTGTGGTCCCGCTGCCCTACGAGAAACTGCTGAAGGAGCCGGGGCTGCTGGGCGTGCAGGGACTCCCGGACGGCCTGGCCTTCCGCCGGCCCGCGGACTACGACCTCACCGCCCTGCTGGCCATCCTGGAGCAGAGCCATCGCATCCGCTTCCGCCTGCGCAG GCCAGCCGAGGACACCagccgggagtccgaggtcagcgGCGTGGAGCTGAGCTGTGTCTCGGGGACCCCTAGGGGCTCCCAAGGCCCTGGCCCCAACGCCCCCAAGCTGCCTGTCccagacctccctgcccccccggtCACCTCGGCCGCTCCGGCCCCCGTGGCCGTGGCGGGTTTCCTGTATGGCGTCACGCTGCCCGGCCAGAGAGCCCTGGACCTGAAGGCCGAGGGGCCGGTCAGCGTACCCGGACCCAACCCCGCCAGCGACCTCGCCTTGCCGCGCCCACCCGCCGAGCAGAAGGCCCCACCCGCCCAGGAGTTCGCCGACTGCTGCG GGCAGAAAGCCGGCGGGCCGCTCATCCAGAACGTGCACACGTCCAAGAGGGTCTTGTTCTCCATAGTCCACGACAAGACCG AGAAATGGGACAGCTTCATCAGGGAGACTGAGGACATCAACACTTTGAGGGAATGCGTCCAGATCCTCTTCAATAGTCGCTACG CGGAAGCCCTGGGCCTGGACCACATGGTGCCAGTGCCGTACCGGAAGATCGCCTGTGACCCCGAGGCCGTGGAGATCGTCGGGATTCCCGACAAGATCCCGTTCAAGCGCCCCTGCACCTACGGCGTCCCCAAGCTCAAACGCATCCTGGAGGAGCGGCACGGGGTCCACTTCATCATCAAAAg GATGTTTGATGAACGGATCTTTACAG GAAGCAAATTCTCCAAAGACCCCACCAAGGCGGAGCCGGCCAGCCCCTCGGACGAGTGCCCAGTCGACGGTCAGAGGTCGACCAGCCTGGGGCAGATTGGCCG GTCGGAGCAGTGTGGTGTGATGGCAGACTGCGAGCCCG ggccCTCCGGGGAGCTGAGCATCCTGCGAACCATCAAGGTGGAACCGGACGACCCAGACGACATCATCCAGGTCACGGTTCCAG ACCCATCTCCGGCCTCAGGTGAAGTCCCCAGCATGCTCAGTGCCCCCCTGGCAGCAGACGAGTCCGGCTTCAGGCAGGACGCGTTGGCAG ACCCGGTCCCTTCCGGTTCTGCCCCAGCCGACCGAGCTTCCTTCCCTCCAGGTTCGGACAAAGGGCCTGGCGTGGAAGCGCGGCCACAGGACAAGCCGGTGGACG ACAGCATCGGCGATGTCATCCGCCACTTGAGgaagcaggtggaggagctgttCAACACCTGCTACG CGAAAGCCCTGGGGCTTCCGGAGCCGGCCAAGGTTCCCTACTCCAAGTTCCTGCTGCACCCGGAGGAGCTGTTCGTCGTCGGGCTGCCCGATGGCATCGCCCTGCGCCGCCCCACCTGCTTCGGGGCCGCCAAGCTGCGCCGCATCCTCCAGGCCGCCCACGGCCTGCGCTTCGTCATCAAGCG ACCGGAGCTGCTCGTGGAGGGCGGAGTGAAGGAGGTGGCCACTGCCAGCCCACCGGCCCTCG CAGTGGAGAGAGACACCGGAGACACGCTGGCGGATGAACCCCTAAAGAGATCGGGGTTCCAAG AGAATTTTGACGCCAGGCTGTCACGGATCGACATCGCCAACACGCTAAGGGAACAGGTCCAGGACCTCTTCAACAAGAAATACG GGGAGGCTCTGGGGATCAAGTACCCGGTCCAGGTCCCCTACAAGCGCATCAAGACCAACCCCGGCTCGGTGCTCATCGAGGGGCTCCCGCCTGGGATCCCATTCCGGAAGCCCTGCACCTTCGGCTCCCAGAACCTGGAGCGCATCCTCGCCGTGGCTGACCGCATCAAGTTCACCGTCACCCG ACCCTTCCAAGGACTCATTCCCAAGCCTG ATGAGGATGACGCCAACAGGCTCGGGGAGAAGGTGATCCTCAGGGAACAGGTCAAAGAGCTGTTCAACGAAAAATAcg GGGAGGCCCTGGGGCTGAAGCGCCCGGTGCTGGTCCCCTACAAGCTGATCCGGGACAACCCCGACGCGGTGGAGGTCTCCGGGCTCCCCGACGACATCCCTTTCCGCAACCCCAACACCTACGACATCCGCCGGCTGGAGCAGATCCTCCAGGCCCGCGAGCGCGTccacatcgtcatcatcagccAGCTCCA GTCTTTTGCCGAAATCTGCAATGAGGCTAAGCCACCAG CAAAAGACAGCGGCGTTCCCAGGCGAAAGAGGAAGAGGGTTTCAGAAGGGAATTCAgtgtcatcttcctcttcctcctcctcctcctcgtcctcctcttcttcgTCTTCTTCCTCGTCCTCGTCTTCATCCAACATGGAGTCCACAGTGACCACCAATCAGATTTCTCTCGTG cagTGGCCAATGTACATGCTGGACTATGGAGGCCTGACGACTCCAGGACCAGTGAACTACTAA
- the GTF2IRD1 gene encoding general transcription factor II-I repeat domain-containing protein 1 isoform X3 codes for MALPGRPWDGSGNGSGPDAWTPEFSRKDEIVTSLVSALDSMCSALSKLNAEVACIAVHDESTFLVGSEKGRVFLNTRKELQADFLRFCRGHRRPEPELGVPRKGRDRTRGDARAPADPGSDVFLLRKMVEEVFDVLYSEALGQTSVVPLPYEKLLKEPGLLGVQGLPDGLAFRRPADYDLTALLAILEQSHRIRFRLRRPAEDTSRESEVSGVELSCVSGTPRGSQGPGPNAPKLPVPDLPAPPVTSAAPAPVAVAGFLYGVTLPGQRALDLKAEGPVSVPGPNPASDLALPRPPAEQKAPPAQEFADCCGQKAGGPLIQNVHTSKRVLFSIVHDKTEKWDSFIRETEDINTLRECVQILFNSRYAEALGLDHMVPVPYRKIACDPEAVEIVGIPDKIPFKRPCTYGVPKLKRILEERHGVHFIIKRMFDERIFTDPTKAEPASPSDECPVDGQRSTSLGQIGRSEQCGVMADCEPGPSGELSILRTIKVEPDDPDDIIQVTVPDPSPASGEVPSMLSAPLAADESGFRQDALADPVPSGSAPADRASFPPGSDKGPGVEARPQDKPVDDSIGDVIRHLRKQVEELFNTCYAKALGLPEPAKVPYSKFLLHPEELFVVGLPDGIALRRPTCFGAAKLRRILQAAHGLRFVIKRPELLVEGGVKEVATASPPALAVERDTGDTLADEPLKRSGFQENFDARLSRIDIANTLREQVQDLFNKKYGEALGIKYPVQVPYKRIKTNPGSVLIEGLPPGIPFRKPCTFGSQNLERILAVADRIKFTVTRPFQGLIPKPDEDDANRLGEKVILREQVKELFNEKYGEALGLKRPVLVPYKLIRDNPDAVEVSGLPDDIPFRNPNTYDIRRLEQILQARERVHIVIISQLQSFAEICNEAKPPAKDSGVPRRKRKRVSEGNSVSSSSSSSSSSSSSSSSSSSSSSSSNMESTVTTNQISLVQWPMYMLDYGGLTTPGPVNY; via the exons ATGGCTCTGCCTGGGCGCCCCTGGGACGGGTCAGGCAACGGCTCCGGGCCGGACGCCTGGACCCCAGAATTCTCCCGCAAGGATGAGATTGTCACCAGCCTGGTGTCGGCCTTGGACTCGATg TGCTCGGCCCTGTCCAAACTGAACGCGGAGGTGGCCTGCATCGCCGTCCATGACGAGAGCACCTTCCTGGTGGGCTCGGAGAAGGGCCGGGTCTTTCTCAACACACGGAAGGAGCTGCAGGCCGACTTCCTGAGGTTCTGCC GAGGGCACCGGCGCCCGGAGCCGGAGCTGGGCGTCCCCAGGAAGGGCCGGGACCGCACTCGGGGCGACGCCCGGGCCCCTGCTGACCCCGGCTCCGATGTCTTCTTGCTGCGGAAGATGGTGGAGGAGGTGTTTGACGTcctgtaca GTGAAGCCCTGGGCCAGACCTCTGTGGTCCCGCTGCCCTACGAGAAACTGCTGAAGGAGCCGGGGCTGCTGGGCGTGCAGGGACTCCCGGACGGCCTGGCCTTCCGCCGGCCCGCGGACTACGACCTCACCGCCCTGCTGGCCATCCTGGAGCAGAGCCATCGCATCCGCTTCCGCCTGCGCAG GCCAGCCGAGGACACCagccgggagtccgaggtcagcgGCGTGGAGCTGAGCTGTGTCTCGGGGACCCCTAGGGGCTCCCAAGGCCCTGGCCCCAACGCCCCCAAGCTGCCTGTCccagacctccctgcccccccggtCACCTCGGCCGCTCCGGCCCCCGTGGCCGTGGCGGGTTTCCTGTATGGCGTCACGCTGCCCGGCCAGAGAGCCCTGGACCTGAAGGCCGAGGGGCCGGTCAGCGTACCCGGACCCAACCCCGCCAGCGACCTCGCCTTGCCGCGCCCACCCGCCGAGCAGAAGGCCCCACCCGCCCAGGAGTTCGCCGACTGCTGCG GGCAGAAAGCCGGCGGGCCGCTCATCCAGAACGTGCACACGTCCAAGAGGGTCTTGTTCTCCATAGTCCACGACAAGACCG AGAAATGGGACAGCTTCATCAGGGAGACTGAGGACATCAACACTTTGAGGGAATGCGTCCAGATCCTCTTCAATAGTCGCTACG CGGAAGCCCTGGGCCTGGACCACATGGTGCCAGTGCCGTACCGGAAGATCGCCTGTGACCCCGAGGCCGTGGAGATCGTCGGGATTCCCGACAAGATCCCGTTCAAGCGCCCCTGCACCTACGGCGTCCCCAAGCTCAAACGCATCCTGGAGGAGCGGCACGGGGTCCACTTCATCATCAAAAg GATGTTTGATGAACGGATCTTTACAG ACCCCACCAAGGCGGAGCCGGCCAGCCCCTCGGACGAGTGCCCAGTCGACGGTCAGAGGTCGACCAGCCTGGGGCAGATTGGCCG GTCGGAGCAGTGTGGTGTGATGGCAGACTGCGAGCCCG ggccCTCCGGGGAGCTGAGCATCCTGCGAACCATCAAGGTGGAACCGGACGACCCAGACGACATCATCCAGGTCACGGTTCCAG ACCCATCTCCGGCCTCAGGTGAAGTCCCCAGCATGCTCAGTGCCCCCCTGGCAGCAGACGAGTCCGGCTTCAGGCAGGACGCGTTGGCAG ACCCGGTCCCTTCCGGTTCTGCCCCAGCCGACCGAGCTTCCTTCCCTCCAGGTTCGGACAAAGGGCCTGGCGTGGAAGCGCGGCCACAGGACAAGCCGGTGGACG ACAGCATCGGCGATGTCATCCGCCACTTGAGgaagcaggtggaggagctgttCAACACCTGCTACG CGAAAGCCCTGGGGCTTCCGGAGCCGGCCAAGGTTCCCTACTCCAAGTTCCTGCTGCACCCGGAGGAGCTGTTCGTCGTCGGGCTGCCCGATGGCATCGCCCTGCGCCGCCCCACCTGCTTCGGGGCCGCCAAGCTGCGCCGCATCCTCCAGGCCGCCCACGGCCTGCGCTTCGTCATCAAGCG ACCGGAGCTGCTCGTGGAGGGCGGAGTGAAGGAGGTGGCCACTGCCAGCCCACCGGCCCTCG CAGTGGAGAGAGACACCGGAGACACGCTGGCGGATGAACCCCTAAAGAGATCGGGGTTCCAAG AGAATTTTGACGCCAGGCTGTCACGGATCGACATCGCCAACACGCTAAGGGAACAGGTCCAGGACCTCTTCAACAAGAAATACG GGGAGGCTCTGGGGATCAAGTACCCGGTCCAGGTCCCCTACAAGCGCATCAAGACCAACCCCGGCTCGGTGCTCATCGAGGGGCTCCCGCCTGGGATCCCATTCCGGAAGCCCTGCACCTTCGGCTCCCAGAACCTGGAGCGCATCCTCGCCGTGGCTGACCGCATCAAGTTCACCGTCACCCG ACCCTTCCAAGGACTCATTCCCAAGCCTG ATGAGGATGACGCCAACAGGCTCGGGGAGAAGGTGATCCTCAGGGAACAGGTCAAAGAGCTGTTCAACGAAAAATAcg GGGAGGCCCTGGGGCTGAAGCGCCCGGTGCTGGTCCCCTACAAGCTGATCCGGGACAACCCCGACGCGGTGGAGGTCTCCGGGCTCCCCGACGACATCCCTTTCCGCAACCCCAACACCTACGACATCCGCCGGCTGGAGCAGATCCTCCAGGCCCGCGAGCGCGTccacatcgtcatcatcagccAGCTCCA GTCTTTTGCCGAAATCTGCAATGAGGCTAAGCCACCAG CAAAAGACAGCGGCGTTCCCAGGCGAAAGAGGAAGAGGGTTTCAGAAGGGAATTCAgtgtcatcttcctcttcctcctcctcctcctcgtcctcctcttcttcgTCTTCTTCCTCGTCCTCGTCTTCATCCAACATGGAGTCCACAGTGACCACCAATCAGATTTCTCTCGTG cagTGGCCAATGTACATGCTGGACTATGGAGGCCTGACGACTCCAGGACCAGTGAACTACTAA
- the GTF2IRD1 gene encoding general transcription factor II-I repeat domain-containing protein 1 isoform X4, with amino-acid sequence MALPGRPWDGSGNGSGPDAWTPEFSRKDEIVTSLVSALDSMCSALSKLNAEVACIAVHDESTFLVGSEKGRVFLNTRKELQADFLRFCRGHRRPEPELGVPRKGRDRTRGDARAPADPGSDVFLLRKMVEEVFDVLYSEALGQTSVVPLPYEKLLKEPGLLGVQGLPDGLAFRRPADYDLTALLAILEQSHRIRFRLRRPAEDTSRESEVSGVELSCVSGTPRGSQGPGPNAPKLPVPDLPAPPVTSAAPAPVAVAGFLYGVTLPGQRALDLKAEGPVSVPGPNPASDLALPRPPAEQKAPPAQEFADCCGQKAGGPLIQNVHTSKRVLFSIVHDKTEKWDSFIRETEDINTLRECVQILFNSRYAEALGLDHMVPVPYRKIACDPEAVEIVGIPDKIPFKRPCTYGVPKLKRILEERHGVHFIIKRMFDERIFTGSKFSKDPTKAEPASPSDECPVDGQRSTSLGQIGRSEQCGVMADCEPGPSGELSILRTIKVEPDDPDDIIQVTVPDPSPASGEVPSMLSAPLAADESGFRQDALAGSDKGPGVEARPQDKPVDDSIGDVIRHLRKQVEELFNTCYAKALGLPEPAKVPYSKFLLHPEELFVVGLPDGIALRRPTCFGAAKLRRILQAAHGLRFVIKRPELLVEGGVKEVATASPPALAVERDTGDTLADEPLKRSGFQENFDARLSRIDIANTLREQVQDLFNKKYGEALGIKYPVQVPYKRIKTNPGSVLIEGLPPGIPFRKPCTFGSQNLERILAVADRIKFTVTRPFQGLIPKPDEDDANRLGEKVILREQVKELFNEKYGEALGLKRPVLVPYKLIRDNPDAVEVSGLPDDIPFRNPNTYDIRRLEQILQARERVHIVIISQLQSFAEICNEAKPPAKDSGVPRRKRKRVSEGNSVSSSSSSSSSSSSSSSSSSSSSSSSNMESTVTTNQISLVQWPMYMLDYGGLTTPGPVNY; translated from the exons ATGGCTCTGCCTGGGCGCCCCTGGGACGGGTCAGGCAACGGCTCCGGGCCGGACGCCTGGACCCCAGAATTCTCCCGCAAGGATGAGATTGTCACCAGCCTGGTGTCGGCCTTGGACTCGATg TGCTCGGCCCTGTCCAAACTGAACGCGGAGGTGGCCTGCATCGCCGTCCATGACGAGAGCACCTTCCTGGTGGGCTCGGAGAAGGGCCGGGTCTTTCTCAACACACGGAAGGAGCTGCAGGCCGACTTCCTGAGGTTCTGCC GAGGGCACCGGCGCCCGGAGCCGGAGCTGGGCGTCCCCAGGAAGGGCCGGGACCGCACTCGGGGCGACGCCCGGGCCCCTGCTGACCCCGGCTCCGATGTCTTCTTGCTGCGGAAGATGGTGGAGGAGGTGTTTGACGTcctgtaca GTGAAGCCCTGGGCCAGACCTCTGTGGTCCCGCTGCCCTACGAGAAACTGCTGAAGGAGCCGGGGCTGCTGGGCGTGCAGGGACTCCCGGACGGCCTGGCCTTCCGCCGGCCCGCGGACTACGACCTCACCGCCCTGCTGGCCATCCTGGAGCAGAGCCATCGCATCCGCTTCCGCCTGCGCAG GCCAGCCGAGGACACCagccgggagtccgaggtcagcgGCGTGGAGCTGAGCTGTGTCTCGGGGACCCCTAGGGGCTCCCAAGGCCCTGGCCCCAACGCCCCCAAGCTGCCTGTCccagacctccctgcccccccggtCACCTCGGCCGCTCCGGCCCCCGTGGCCGTGGCGGGTTTCCTGTATGGCGTCACGCTGCCCGGCCAGAGAGCCCTGGACCTGAAGGCCGAGGGGCCGGTCAGCGTACCCGGACCCAACCCCGCCAGCGACCTCGCCTTGCCGCGCCCACCCGCCGAGCAGAAGGCCCCACCCGCCCAGGAGTTCGCCGACTGCTGCG GGCAGAAAGCCGGCGGGCCGCTCATCCAGAACGTGCACACGTCCAAGAGGGTCTTGTTCTCCATAGTCCACGACAAGACCG AGAAATGGGACAGCTTCATCAGGGAGACTGAGGACATCAACACTTTGAGGGAATGCGTCCAGATCCTCTTCAATAGTCGCTACG CGGAAGCCCTGGGCCTGGACCACATGGTGCCAGTGCCGTACCGGAAGATCGCCTGTGACCCCGAGGCCGTGGAGATCGTCGGGATTCCCGACAAGATCCCGTTCAAGCGCCCCTGCACCTACGGCGTCCCCAAGCTCAAACGCATCCTGGAGGAGCGGCACGGGGTCCACTTCATCATCAAAAg GATGTTTGATGAACGGATCTTTACAG GAAGCAAATTCTCCAAAGACCCCACCAAGGCGGAGCCGGCCAGCCCCTCGGACGAGTGCCCAGTCGACGGTCAGAGGTCGACCAGCCTGGGGCAGATTGGCCG GTCGGAGCAGTGTGGTGTGATGGCAGACTGCGAGCCCG ggccCTCCGGGGAGCTGAGCATCCTGCGAACCATCAAGGTGGAACCGGACGACCCAGACGACATCATCCAGGTCACGGTTCCAG ACCCATCTCCGGCCTCAGGTGAAGTCCCCAGCATGCTCAGTGCCCCCCTGGCAGCAGACGAGTCCGGCTTCAGGCAGGACGCGTTGGCAG GTTCGGACAAAGGGCCTGGCGTGGAAGCGCGGCCACAGGACAAGCCGGTGGACG ACAGCATCGGCGATGTCATCCGCCACTTGAGgaagcaggtggaggagctgttCAACACCTGCTACG CGAAAGCCCTGGGGCTTCCGGAGCCGGCCAAGGTTCCCTACTCCAAGTTCCTGCTGCACCCGGAGGAGCTGTTCGTCGTCGGGCTGCCCGATGGCATCGCCCTGCGCCGCCCCACCTGCTTCGGGGCCGCCAAGCTGCGCCGCATCCTCCAGGCCGCCCACGGCCTGCGCTTCGTCATCAAGCG ACCGGAGCTGCTCGTGGAGGGCGGAGTGAAGGAGGTGGCCACTGCCAGCCCACCGGCCCTCG CAGTGGAGAGAGACACCGGAGACACGCTGGCGGATGAACCCCTAAAGAGATCGGGGTTCCAAG AGAATTTTGACGCCAGGCTGTCACGGATCGACATCGCCAACACGCTAAGGGAACAGGTCCAGGACCTCTTCAACAAGAAATACG GGGAGGCTCTGGGGATCAAGTACCCGGTCCAGGTCCCCTACAAGCGCATCAAGACCAACCCCGGCTCGGTGCTCATCGAGGGGCTCCCGCCTGGGATCCCATTCCGGAAGCCCTGCACCTTCGGCTCCCAGAACCTGGAGCGCATCCTCGCCGTGGCTGACCGCATCAAGTTCACCGTCACCCG ACCCTTCCAAGGACTCATTCCCAAGCCTG ATGAGGATGACGCCAACAGGCTCGGGGAGAAGGTGATCCTCAGGGAACAGGTCAAAGAGCTGTTCAACGAAAAATAcg GGGAGGCCCTGGGGCTGAAGCGCCCGGTGCTGGTCCCCTACAAGCTGATCCGGGACAACCCCGACGCGGTGGAGGTCTCCGGGCTCCCCGACGACATCCCTTTCCGCAACCCCAACACCTACGACATCCGCCGGCTGGAGCAGATCCTCCAGGCCCGCGAGCGCGTccacatcgtcatcatcagccAGCTCCA GTCTTTTGCCGAAATCTGCAATGAGGCTAAGCCACCAG CAAAAGACAGCGGCGTTCCCAGGCGAAAGAGGAAGAGGGTTTCAGAAGGGAATTCAgtgtcatcttcctcttcctcctcctcctcctcgtcctcctcttcttcgTCTTCTTCCTCGTCCTCGTCTTCATCCAACATGGAGTCCACAGTGACCACCAATCAGATTTCTCTCGTG cagTGGCCAATGTACATGCTGGACTATGGAGGCCTGACGACTCCAGGACCAGTGAACTACTAA